The Nitrospirota bacterium genomic sequence ACGACATGGACTATAAAGGCAAAGAACCTACTGCCCGTTTCTTCAGAGCAAGCCTCGATAACGGACGCATGAAGATTGATGAAAAGGAGGTGAGACCGTGATTTTGCAAGCTCTCTACAATTACTACGATAGAATGAAAGATGTGTTGCCATCAGAAGGATTTGAGCAGAAAGAAATTCCTTTCCTAATCATAATTAACCAAGAGGGCGAGTTCATTAATTTGCAGGATACTCGAACTCCTTTCGGTAAAAGACTGATAGCAAGGAAATTTGTTGTACCCAAGGAACACTCGCGATCAGGGAAGAATGCATGGCAGGCAGCAAATCTTCTATGGGATCACTATGGTTACGTTCTTGAAAATCCCAAGTCAGATACTGACAAAGACAAAGAAATGGCTAAGAAGCAGCATGGAACCTTTATGTCTCAAGTGCAAACACTTGTCAAAACATTTCCAGAAGACCTTGAACTTCAGGCTGTCAGGCAGTTTTATGCGGGAGAATACTACAAGAAAGTTTTTGATCATCCGTTATGGCAAGACTGCAAGAAGATTAATGGCTGTAATCTCAGCTTCCAGATTAGCGGAGAGGATCGCCTTATTTGCCAGAATGAAAATGTTTGCTCTTTTGTTTCAAAAACTATTGAGATCGAATCCGATGATAATGACGACATTCCCGTGACAAGTGATGTCGAAGGTATTTGCATGATTACTGGCAAACGTGCGTCAATTGCCCGATTGCATCCAAGAACGCCTATAGCAGGTGCAAAAAGCAATGCCAAGATCGTATCCTTTCAGAAGAACATGGGATTTGATTCGTATGGTAAACAACAGAGCTACAATGCTCCCGTTAGCAAGCAAGCTGCCTTTGCTTACACAACTGCTCTGAATTATATGCTTGCTAAAGATTCACGTCAGAAAATCTATGTAGGTGACACTACTACTGTCTTTTGGGCTGAAAAGAAACATGAGATCGAAGACTGGTTTACAGATATCTTCGGCGAACCTGCTAAAGGAGATTCCGATCAGGATAATGCCTCTATACGTGCTTTGTTTGAATCTATGAAAACGGGAGCCCCGCCTGTAGCGTG encodes the following:
- the cas8c gene encoding type I-C CRISPR-associated protein Cas8c/Csd1, whose translation is MILQALYNYYDRMKDVLPSEGFEQKEIPFLIIINQEGEFINLQDTRTPFGKRLIARKFVVPKEHSRSGKNAWQAANLLWDHYGYVLENPKSDTDKDKEMAKKQHGTFMSQVQTLVKTFPEDLELQAVRQFYAGEYYKKVFDHPLWQDCKKINGCNLSFQISGEDRLICQNENVCSFVSKTIEIESDDNDDIPVTSDVEGICMITGKRASIARLHPRTPIAGAKSNAKIVSFQKNMGFDSYGKQQSYNAPVSKQAAFAYTTALNYMLAKDSRQKIYVGDTTTVFWAEKKHEIEDWFTDIFGEPAKGDSDQDNASIRALFESMKTGAPPVAWNLNQFYVLGLSPNAARIAIRFWYAGTVAEVATNILQHFKDISIEHAPHFSEYLSLFRLLKSTALLEKPENIQPNLAGDFMRAILAGTPYPATLLSSAVRRIRAEHEITYPRASLIKAVLVRNARFYKTEQTKEVGMSLDTSNTNIGYRLGRLFAVLEKIQEEAIEGINATIRDKFYSSASSTPVTSFPHLMKLKNHHLSKLDNRGRAVNLDKLVGEIVDGIQAETCFPGYLSLDDQGCFAIGYYHQRQDLFKKKDNS